The following proteins are encoded in a genomic region of Vibrio tasmaniensis:
- a CDS encoding Bax inhibitor-1/YccA family protein — MNSPMFSRTASQESALQTNKVLRNTYALLSMTLLWSAVVAGVSMAMNLPRPGLIIMLVGFYGLLFLTEKNRDNSMGLVFTFLFTGFLGYTIGPILNMYVGAGMGDVILTALGGTALAFMAASAYALTTKRDLSFLNGMLMAGFVVLLVGMVANIFLQMPLLSLAMSGMFILFSTGVILLTTQSIIRGGETNYISATISLYVSIYNIFISLLSILGIMGNDD, encoded by the coding sequence ATGAACAGCCCTATGTTTTCACGCACAGCATCTCAAGAAAGTGCTCTGCAAACCAATAAAGTGTTGCGTAACACCTACGCACTACTGTCTATGACACTACTTTGGTCTGCTGTAGTAGCAGGCGTATCTATGGCGATGAACCTTCCTCGCCCTGGTCTTATCATTATGCTAGTTGGTTTCTACGGCCTTCTCTTCCTAACAGAAAAGAACCGTGACAACAGCATGGGTCTAGTCTTCACATTCCTATTTACAGGTTTCTTAGGCTACACCATAGGTCCAATCTTAAACATGTATGTTGGCGCAGGCATGGGTGATGTCATCCTAACTGCACTTGGCGGTACTGCACTGGCATTTATGGCTGCGTCTGCTTACGCCCTAACAACAAAACGTGACCTTTCATTCCTTAACGGTATGCTAATGGCTGGTTTCGTTGTTCTGCTAGTCGGCATGGTCGCAAACATCTTCTTACAAATGCCACTACTATCACTGGCAATGAGCGGTATGTTTATCCTATTCTCGACTGGTGTAATCTTGCTAACAACGCAAAGCATCATTCGTGGTGGTGAAACGAACTACATCTCTGCAACGATTAGCTTGTATGTATCGATCTACAACATCTTCATTAGCCTACTAAGCATCTTAGGCATTATGGGTAACGACGACTAA
- a CDS encoding TusE/DsrC/DsvC family sulfur relay protein: MFEYNGKQIETDAQGYLLDYTQWEEGMIEILAQDEEIELTDAHLEVVHFVRSFYEEFKTSPAVRMLVKAMEKAHGPEKGNSKYLFKLFKKGPAKQATKLAGLPKPAKCL, from the coding sequence ATGTTTGAATATAACGGCAAGCAAATCGAAACCGACGCTCAAGGTTATCTGTTGGATTACACTCAATGGGAAGAAGGTATGATTGAAATTCTTGCTCAAGATGAGGAAATTGAACTTACTGATGCACACTTAGAAGTCGTACATTTTGTAAGGAGCTTTTACGAAGAATTCAAGACATCTCCAGCCGTTCGCATGCTTGTTAAAGCGATGGAGAAAGCGCACGGCCCTGAGAAAGGTAACAGCAAATACCTCTTCAAATTATTCAAGAAAGGTCCAGCAAAACAAGCAACCAAACTCGCCGGTTTACCTAAACCAGCAAAATGCTTGTAG
- the yccX gene encoding acylphosphatase, whose amino-acid sequence MDTLQYIFVVSGVVQCVGFRYHTSRQAQALGISGYAKNLNDGRVEVLAVGEERQLEKLHAWLHIGPSSATVSKVVMHQVIDSDLRQDVGVGEFKIL is encoded by the coding sequence ATGGATACTCTACAGTATATTTTTGTCGTGTCAGGCGTAGTTCAGTGTGTCGGATTTCGTTATCACACTAGTCGACAGGCGCAAGCTTTAGGCATTTCAGGCTATGCAAAGAACCTAAATGATGGTCGAGTTGAAGTGTTAGCTGTTGGAGAGGAGCGGCAATTGGAGAAGCTACACGCTTGGCTTCATATTGGCCCTTCTAGCGCAACAGTAAGCAAGGTAGTGATGCATCAAGTTATAGATAGTGATCTGCGGCAAGACGTAGGTGTAGGTGAGTTTAAAATACTGTAG
- a CDS encoding methyl-accepting chemotaxis protein has product MKEIPFRWIDKYLIHLKIQEKFYLLFLLPLIALVILTLVLDSAADSLLAHLYQDELHLMKGLIEAGQLTKDQVSQLISNSETISLGYGAGSVSVMNGAFSLVASHEQNLWSALSTTQISIIAVTLTLIALGVYYIMTFIGGAMFSMNKALSTLASGDLTCRMNYFLVRDEFSEIAITIDKVAEREQNMVLSIQESVALMQQISSDLNQSTQQSSNISSNQQEHLNSLASATEQMAATIREVATLAHESSTQTMDARGVAQSGQVKVSNTLESISSLSQEIQSASQAVEELDANAAQIDEVVATINGISEQTNLLALNAAIEAARAGEQGRGFAVVADEVRALAGRTQQATVEIQSMIESLQRNSQSLTKLMEVTVNNANEGQTLMSEVNVEIGSLAEKNQSISDSSTQIATAAEEQGVVADNIAQSVEEIRHQSDGICEMISKSNSNVDQLRKQSDTMEGLLTGLKA; this is encoded by the coding sequence ATGAAAGAAATCCCGTTTCGTTGGATTGACAAATATCTCATTCACCTAAAAATCCAAGAAAAGTTCTATCTACTATTCTTATTACCTCTTATCGCCCTGGTTATACTGACTCTAGTTTTAGATAGCGCCGCGGACTCTTTACTTGCCCACCTTTACCAGGATGAATTGCACCTGATGAAAGGGCTGATTGAAGCTGGACAACTCACTAAAGATCAGGTGTCTCAACTCATTAGTAATTCTGAAACCATCTCTTTGGGATATGGTGCAGGATCTGTTTCTGTCATGAATGGAGCCTTCAGTTTAGTCGCAAGCCATGAACAAAATCTTTGGTCAGCTCTTTCTACGACTCAGATTTCGATTATTGCAGTAACTCTAACGCTTATCGCTCTGGGTGTTTACTACATCATGACTTTCATCGGTGGTGCTATGTTCTCAATGAACAAAGCACTCAGCACACTTGCGAGTGGCGATTTAACTTGTCGTATGAACTACTTTTTAGTTCGCGATGAGTTCAGTGAAATTGCTATTACTATCGATAAGGTAGCGGAGCGTGAACAGAACATGGTTCTCTCAATCCAAGAGTCTGTTGCACTCATGCAGCAGATCAGTTCGGATTTAAACCAATCAACGCAACAGAGTTCAAATATCTCTAGTAATCAACAAGAGCATTTGAATAGCCTTGCGAGCGCAACTGAACAAATGGCAGCAACGATTCGCGAAGTCGCTACCCTTGCCCATGAGTCAAGCACTCAAACGATGGACGCTCGCGGTGTCGCGCAAAGTGGTCAAGTTAAGGTTTCTAATACTTTGGAATCGATCTCTAGCTTGTCCCAAGAGATTCAATCGGCTTCGCAAGCAGTAGAAGAACTCGATGCTAATGCGGCGCAGATCGATGAAGTAGTCGCAACTATCAATGGTATCTCTGAACAAACTAACCTGTTAGCGCTAAACGCTGCGATTGAAGCTGCTCGAGCTGGAGAGCAAGGCCGCGGTTTTGCAGTTGTTGCTGATGAAGTTCGCGCCCTTGCCGGACGAACTCAACAAGCGACAGTTGAAATTCAGAGCATGATCGAGTCATTACAGCGTAACAGTCAATCGTTAACAAAACTGATGGAAGTGACAGTAAACAATGCCAATGAAGGCCAAACACTGATGTCGGAAGTGAACGTTGAGATCGGTTCTTTAGCTGAGAAAAACCAGTCTATTTCTGATAGTAGTACGCAAATTGCTACTGCTGCAGAAGAGCAAGGTGTCGTTGCGGATAACATTGCACAAAGTGTTGAAGAGATTCGTCATCAATCAGACGGCATCTGCGAGATGATCAGTAAGAGTAACTCTAACGTTGACCAACTTCGTAAGCAGAGCGATACGATGGAAGGTTTGCTGACAGGTCTTAAAGCTTAA
- a CDS encoding class I SAM-dependent methyltransferase gives MTPSIHLAKGRDKSLRRKHPWVFSRGIDKVEGEPQSGETVDVYAQNGQWLAKAAYSPESQIRARVWTFEKEEINKAFFVKRIQDAQSLREDIIERDGLTGYRLTAAESDGLPGITIDKYQNFLVCQLLSAGAEFNKSVLVEALIECFPDCNIYERSDVAVRKKEGLEQVVGVLHGEEPPKSVVIEENGVKISVNIMEGHKTGFYMDQRDSRKESMKYVKGKDVLNCFSYTGGFGLYALKGDAKRVINADVSQLALDTAKFNAELNEFDISKKRAVFLNADVFKLLREYRDQGTKFDVVIMDPPKFVSSKNNLTSGANGYKDVNMLAMQILNPGGTLLTYSCSGLMGTDLFQKIIADAALDAGRTVKFVERFEQAADHLTDTAYPEGFYLKGFACKVL, from the coding sequence ATGACTCCTTCAATTCATCTAGCTAAGGGCCGTGACAAATCACTACGCCGCAAACACCCATGGGTATTTTCACGCGGTATCGATAAAGTCGAAGGCGAGCCACAATCAGGTGAAACTGTAGACGTATACGCTCAAAATGGTCAGTGGCTCGCAAAAGCGGCTTACTCGCCGGAATCTCAAATTCGAGCTCGTGTTTGGACATTTGAAAAAGAAGAGATCAACAAAGCATTCTTCGTAAAACGAATTCAAGACGCGCAATCTTTGCGTGAAGATATCATTGAACGTGATGGCCTAACTGGCTACCGTCTTACTGCAGCAGAGTCAGATGGCCTTCCAGGTATCACCATCGACAAATATCAAAATTTCCTAGTATGTCAATTACTTAGCGCCGGTGCTGAATTTAACAAGAGCGTATTAGTTGAAGCTTTGATTGAATGCTTCCCAGACTGCAACATTTACGAGCGTTCTGACGTAGCAGTTCGTAAAAAAGAAGGCCTAGAACAAGTTGTTGGCGTACTTCACGGTGAAGAGCCACCTAAATCAGTGGTAATTGAAGAGAACGGCGTCAAAATCAGCGTAAACATCATGGAAGGCCACAAAACTGGCTTCTACATGGACCAACGTGATAGCCGTAAAGAGTCAATGAAGTATGTTAAAGGCAAAGATGTGCTTAACTGTTTCTCATACACTGGCGGCTTTGGTCTTTACGCGCTTAAAGGCGACGCAAAACGCGTAATCAACGCAGACGTATCTCAACTTGCTCTAGATACAGCTAAATTCAACGCTGAACTCAATGAATTTGATATCTCGAAAAAGCGTGCTGTATTCCTAAACGCAGACGTATTCAAACTGCTTCGAGAGTACCGAGACCAAGGCACTAAGTTTGATGTCGTTATCATGGATCCACCAAAGTTCGTTTCAAGCAAAAACAACCTAACATCAGGTGCTAACGGCTACAAAGATGTAAACATGCTTGCAATGCAAATCCTAAATCCTGGTGGCACTCTACTCACCTACTCTTGCTCTGGCTTGATGGGCACTGATTTATTCCAAAAAATCATCGCTGACGCTGCTCTAGACGCTGGCAGAACAGTAAAATTTGTCGAGCGCTTCGAGCAAGCCGCTGACCACCTAACAGATACAGCGTACCCAGAAGGCTTCTACCTAAAAGGCTTCGCTTGTAAAGTGTTGTAA